The following proteins are encoded in a genomic region of Actinomadura sp. NAK00032:
- a CDS encoding type I polyketide synthase, whose translation MQSEEKLRSYLKRATSDLRQARQRLREVEERAREPIAIVAMGCRYPGGVSSPEGLWELVEQGQDAITPFPENRGWDLDALFDPDPDAPGKSYAREGGFLHDADQFDAAFFGISPREATAMDPQQRLLLEVAWETIERAGIDPTTLKDTSTGVYTGAISYSYSVPRPQDLGAYEGYLLTTNGSSVASGRLSYSLGLQGPAVTVDTACSSSLVALHLAAQALRGGECDLALAGGVTVMTTPGMFIGFSRQRGLAPDGRCKSFAASADGTVGAEGVGLVLLERLSDAQRNGRHILAVIRGSAINQDGASNGLTAPNGPSQERVIRQALTNARLTTSDIDIVEAHGTGTALGDPIEANALLATYGHDRDQPLYLGSLKSNIGHAQAAAGIGGVIKMVEAINHGRLPKTLHIDEPSPHINWTSGAVELLTEARPWPELDRPRRAAVSSFGISGTNAHLILEQPPAAELIEVSITETEPPQLDWRLSAKTPEALRTQAHQLLDHLDRHPELTALAIAHQLQHRTSIFHHRAAITGTTIEHLRAGLEGVASGQPAPGLTVTPPDLDPNGKLAFLYTGQGSQWPQMSHHLYNTNPHFAHHLDHTITHLDPHLPQPLHTILFAPPHTPQAQLLNTTLYTQPAIFAIQTALHHTLTHHNITPHYLAGHSIGEITAAHLAGVLDLTDTATLITTRAHLTNTHPTTGPHSGTMYATNTNHHHLTHLLKTHLNIDPHNHPTINIAAINSPTNTTISGDHHTLQHITQLLHQHGHKTTRLNVSHPFHSPLLKPLLPQLHHTTQQLTYHPPHTPIISTRTGQQATTQQLTNPTYWTNHLTHTTHWQQTIEHLQNHHTTTYLEIGPHPTLTPPTHQTLTQPNTHTITTLHKHHNNTHNLHHTLNQLHTHHHTTHPPHTNPPTTKTPPTKTPTHNTPTHNTPTPPLPTYPFQHHTHWLHTNNHNGDPAEIGQADAEHALLGATIEVSGSGALILTGRISLRTHPWLAEHAVHGVVLVPGTGLVDLALHAGLQTETPCVEELTLENPVIVPDEGSVHLQVEVKPVEDDGRRTITIHSRPADARENPSWVRHAAGTLAAPPDITTSAAQGDWPPRGAAPVDLTGFYDALAERGYDYGPTFQGLTRAWRHGDDLYAEITLPDGTDTTGYGLHPALLDAALHPLALTGSTDEQIKLPFTWQNVTLHTTGATTLRAHLHPTADDQVHITATDTEGRPVADVGTLLLRPVHREQLNAGQQSPSYLLEWNVQARPASQAESVCVLIGSRDAQPPVDLPESVRAGRHDDVAGLVAAVEAGTPVPAFAAWVCPDDADRAPADARRLVHEVLELVQAWLDEDRLDPCRLVVITRGAVSAGVDDAVESVAQAAVWGLMRTAQTEHPDRFIVLDLDRTRESLAAIPVALGSCHAQLAVRDGELLAPEATRTRRTGEGPSPSAFAEAGTVLVTGGTGSLGAIVARHLAGHHGVRHLLLASRSGPQAAGAGDLQVELTGLGAHAEVVSCDVSDPSALADLLASVPAERPLTGVVHAAGVIDDSVLTELTPERMDTVLASKADAAWHLHELTKDEDLAHFVLFSSLAGTLGSPGQANYAAANAFLDGLAHHRHGQGLPATSLVWGLWQQPTGMTERFSSADHARAARLGVDPIPTEHALRLFDTALAQNLPAVIAARLNPQARNPHPLLRGLLPTGGRRAATPAAAPAELSHEQLVRLVCSVTAVVLGHPAGETFSAGSSFKELGLDSLTAVELRNQLGTTVGLRLPATLIFDHPTPAALADHLHEQLSPEPADAGTALLTELDRLREMTSEAVVDDAQHFEVALRIKDLLRAWNSRLNERTTDQQTGEPDLATDEELFTLLENELRGPN comes from the coding sequence ATGCAGAGCGAAGAGAAGCTCAGGTCATACCTGAAGCGGGCGACCTCAGATCTGCGCCAGGCCCGGCAGCGCCTACGCGAGGTGGAGGAGCGCGCCCGGGAGCCGATCGCGATCGTGGCGATGGGGTGCCGCTACCCCGGCGGAGTGTCGTCGCCCGAGGGGTTGTGGGAGCTGGTCGAGCAAGGCCAGGACGCCATCACTCCGTTCCCCGAGAACCGCGGCTGGGATCTGGACGCCCTCTTCGACCCCGACCCGGACGCGCCCGGCAAGTCGTATGCGCGCGAGGGCGGATTCCTCCACGACGCCGACCAGTTCGACGCCGCCTTCTTCGGGATCTCACCCCGCGAAGCCACCGCCATGGACCCGCAACAGCGACTCCTCCTCGAAGTCGCCTGGGAAACCATCGAACGCGCCGGCATCGACCCCACCACCCTCAAAGACACCTCCACGGGCGTCTACACCGGCGCGATCTCCTACAGCTACAGCGTGCCACGACCTCAAGATCTCGGCGCATACGAGGGCTATCTACTGACGACGAACGGAAGCAGCGTCGCGTCGGGCAGGCTCTCTTACTCCCTGGGGCTTCAGGGTCCGGCGGTGACGGTCGACACCGCGTGCTCGTCGTCGCTGGTCGCCCTGCATCTGGCCGCGCAGGCGCTGCGCGGCGGCGAATGCGACCTCGCACTCGCCGGCGGCGTCACCGTCATGACGACGCCCGGCATGTTCATCGGTTTCAGCAGGCAACGCGGCCTGGCTCCAGATGGCCGCTGCAAGTCCTTCGCCGCTTCAGCCGACGGCACGGTCGGTGCCGAAGGCGTCGGTCTGGTGCTGCTGGAACGGTTGTCGGACGCTCAGCGCAACGGCCGCCACATCCTGGCCGTGATCCGCGGATCGGCGATCAACCAGGACGGCGCCTCCAACGGCCTCACCGCCCCCAACGGCCCCTCCCAGGAACGCGTCATCCGCCAAGCCCTGACCAATGCGCGGCTCACCACCAGCGACATCGACATCGTCGAAGCACACGGAACTGGCACGGCGCTCGGCGACCCGATCGAGGCCAACGCCCTCCTCGCCACCTACGGTCATGACCGCGACCAGCCGCTCTATCTCGGCTCTCTGAAATCGAATATCGGCCACGCACAGGCGGCGGCCGGAATCGGCGGCGTCATCAAAATGGTCGAGGCCATCAACCACGGCCGCCTCCCCAAGACCCTTCATATCGACGAGCCTTCCCCCCATATCAACTGGACTTCGGGCGCCGTCGAACTTCTTACTGAGGCGCGGCCGTGGCCGGAACTCGACCGTCCCCGACGAGCCGCCGTCTCCTCCTTCGGGATCAGCGGCACCAACGCCCACCTCATCCTCGAACAACCACCCGCAGCCGAACTCATCGAAGTATCCATCACCGAAACCGAACCACCACAACTCGACTGGCGCCTGTCAGCCAAAACCCCCGAAGCACTCCGCACCCAAGCACACCAACTCCTCGACCACCTCGACCGGCACCCCGAACTCACGGCCCTGGCCATCGCCCACCAACTGCAACACCGCACCAGCATCTTCCACCACCGCGCCGCCATCACCGGAACAACCATCGAGCACCTGCGCGCCGGACTGGAAGGTGTGGCGTCCGGGCAGCCCGCACCCGGACTCACCGTCACACCACCCGACCTGGACCCCAACGGGAAACTCGCATTCCTCTACACCGGCCAAGGCTCCCAATGGCCACAAATGAGCCACCACCTCTACAACACCAACCCCCACTTCGCCCACCACCTCGACCACACCATCACCCACCTCGACCCCCACCTCCCCCAACCACTCCACACCATCCTCTTCGCACCACCCCACACACCCCAAGCCCAACTCCTCAACACCACCCTCTACACACAACCCGCCATCTTCGCCATCCAAACCGCCCTCCACCACACCCTCACCCACCACAACATCACCCCCCACTACCTCGCCGGACACTCCATCGGAGAAATCACCGCCGCCCACCTCGCCGGCGTCCTGGACCTCACCGACACCGCCACCCTCATCACCACCCGCGCCCACCTCACCAACACCCACCCCACCACCGGCCCCCACAGCGGCACCATGTACGCCACCAACACAAACCACCACCACCTCACCCACCTCCTCAAAACCCACCTGAACATCGACCCCCACAACCACCCCACCATCAACATCGCCGCCATCAACTCACCCACCAACACCACCATCTCCGGCGACCACCACACCCTCCAACACATCACCCAACTCCTCCACCAACACGGCCACAAAACCACCCGACTCAACGTCTCCCACCCCTTCCACTCCCCCCTCCTCAAACCCCTCCTCCCCCAACTCCACCACACCACCCAACAACTCACCTACCACCCACCCCACACCCCCATCATCTCCACCCGAACCGGCCAACAAGCCACCACCCAACAACTCACCAACCCCACCTACTGGACCAACCACCTCACCCACACCACCCACTGGCAACAAACCATCGAACACCTCCAAAACCACCACACCACCACCTACCTCGAAATCGGACCACACCCCACCCTCACCCCACCCACCCACCAAACCCTCACCCAACCCAACACCCACACCATCACCACCCTCCACAAACACCACAACAACACCCACAACCTCCACCACACCCTCAACCAACTCCACACCCACCACCACACCACCCACCCACCCCACACCAACCCACCCACCACCAAAACACCCCCCACCAAAACACCCACACACAACACACCCACACACAACACACCCACACCACCCCTCCCCACCTACCCCTTCCAACACCACACCCACTGGCTCCACACAAACAACCACAACGGAGACCCAGCAGAAATCGGGCAGGCTGACGCCGAACATGCCCTACTCGGGGCGACCATTGAGGTATCCGGAAGTGGCGCGCTTATCCTCACCGGGCGAATTTCACTCCGCACGCACCCGTGGTTGGCAGAACATGCCGTTCACGGCGTCGTTCTCGTTCCCGGGACCGGGCTCGTCGATCTCGCCCTTCACGCCGGACTTCAGACCGAAACGCCTTGCGTCGAGGAGTTGACGCTCGAAAACCCGGTGATCGTCCCGGACGAGGGATCTGTTCACCTGCAGGTCGAAGTCAAGCCCGTCGAGGACGACGGGCGGCGGACGATCACCATTCACTCCCGGCCCGCCGACGCGAGGGAGAACCCGTCCTGGGTCCGTCACGCGGCCGGCACGCTCGCGGCGCCACCGGACATCACGACCTCCGCGGCCCAGGGCGACTGGCCGCCGCGCGGAGCGGCTCCCGTCGACCTCACCGGCTTCTACGACGCTCTGGCCGAGCGCGGCTACGACTACGGTCCCACCTTCCAGGGCCTCACCCGCGCCTGGCGACACGGCGACGACCTCTACGCCGAGATCACCCTCCCCGACGGCACCGACACCACCGGATACGGCCTCCACCCAGCACTCCTCGACGCCGCACTCCACCCCCTCGCTCTCACCGGCTCCACAGACGAGCAGATCAAGCTCCCCTTCACCTGGCAGAACGTCACCCTCCACACCACCGGCGCCACCACCCTCCGCGCACACCTCCACCCCACCGCCGACGACCAGGTCCACATCACCGCCACCGACACCGAAGGCCGGCCCGTGGCGGACGTCGGAACCCTGCTCCTGCGTCCCGTCCACCGCGAACAGCTCAACGCGGGGCAGCAGAGCCCGTCCTATCTGTTGGAGTGGAACGTTCAGGCGCGACCGGCCTCTCAAGCCGAGTCGGTGTGCGTCCTCATCGGCAGCCGCGACGCGCAGCCGCCCGTTGATCTGCCAGAGAGCGTACGCGCCGGCCGGCACGACGACGTTGCCGGTCTCGTGGCGGCCGTCGAGGCCGGGACACCTGTCCCCGCGTTCGCCGCGTGGGTCTGTCCCGATGACGCGGACCGGGCTCCCGCCGACGCGCGGAGGCTCGTTCATGAGGTTCTGGAGCTGGTCCAGGCATGGCTGGACGAGGACCGGCTGGACCCCTGCCGCCTGGTCGTGATCACCCGTGGTGCCGTCTCCGCAGGTGTGGACGACGCGGTGGAGAGCGTCGCCCAGGCCGCGGTGTGGGGGCTGATGCGCACGGCTCAGACCGAGCACCCCGACCGGTTCATCGTGCTCGATCTCGACCGGACCCGGGAGAGCCTCGCCGCGATCCCGGTGGCGCTCGGCAGCTGCCACGCCCAGCTCGCCGTCCGCGATGGGGAGCTGCTCGCCCCCGAGGCCACGAGGACGCGGCGGACCGGCGAGGGTCCCAGCCCGTCAGCGTTCGCTGAGGCGGGAACCGTCCTGGTCACCGGCGGCACCGGGAGCCTCGGCGCCATCGTCGCGCGGCACCTCGCCGGCCACCACGGCGTGCGGCACCTCCTGCTCGCCAGCCGCTCCGGGCCGCAAGCAGCGGGCGCAGGCGATCTCCAAGTCGAGCTCACCGGACTCGGCGCTCACGCCGAGGTCGTCTCCTGCGACGTCTCTGATCCGAGCGCGCTGGCAGACCTCCTGGCCTCGGTTCCAGCAGAGCGTCCGCTCACCGGTGTCGTGCACGCCGCCGGTGTGATCGACGACTCCGTGCTGACGGAACTCACCCCCGAGCGGATGGACACCGTCCTCGCCTCCAAGGCCGACGCGGCCTGGCACCTGCACGAGCTCACCAAGGACGAGGATCTCGCTCACTTCGTCCTTTTCTCTTCTCTCGCCGGGACCTTGGGGTCCCCCGGTCAGGCGAACTACGCAGCCGCCAACGCCTTCCTCGACGGGCTGGCGCATCACCGCCACGGCCAAGGGCTTCCGGCCACCAGCCTCGTATGGGGTCTCTGGCAGCAGCCCACTGGAATGACAGAGCGTTTCTCCAGCGCCGACCACGCTCGCGCCGCACGGCTGGGGGTCGACCCGATTCCCACGGAGCATGCACTCAGGCTCTTCGACACGGCACTCGCGCAGAACCTTCCCGCTGTGATCGCCGCCCGCTTGAATCCGCAGGCGCGAAATCCCCATCCGCTGCTGCGGGGTCTGCTGCCGACCGGGGGAAGGCGAGCCGCAACGCCGGCCGCGGCTCCGGCCGAGCTGTCACACGAGCAGCTCGTCCGGTTGGTCTGCAGCGTCACGGCGGTGGTTCTCGGCCACCCGGCCGGCGAGACGTTCAGCGCCGGCAGCTCGTTCAAGGAGCTCGGTCTGGACTCGCTGACGGCGGTCGAGCTCCGCAACCAGCTCGGCACGACCGTCGGCCTCCGGCTGCCGGCGACCCTCATCTTCGATCACCCGACGCCGGCGGCGCTCGCCGACCACCTTCACGAGCAGCTCTCGCCGGAACCGGCCGACGCCGGAACGGCCCTGCTCACCGAACTCGACCGGCTCCGCGAGATGACGTCGGAGGCCGTCGTCGATGACGCCCAGCACTTCGAGGTCGCCCTGCGGATCAAGGATCTGCTCAGAGCGTGGAACAGCCGCCTGAACGAACGCACGACGGACCAGCAGACCGGCGAACCGGACCTCGCGACGGACGAAGAGCTCTTCACGCTTCTGGAGAACGAGCTCCGCGGACCCAACTGA